The Frondihabitans peucedani genome segment GGAACACCAGGCCCGTGATGATCAGGATCATGATGAACAGCAGCACCCCGACGGCCGACGCGTAGCCGAGGTTGAAGTACTGGAAGCCCTGCCGGTAGAGGTACATCACCATCGTGGTCGTCGACGACGACGGCCCGCCGTTGGTCAGGATGAAGGGCTGGGCGAACACCTGGAACGACGTGATGAGGGTCATCGTCGCCCCGAAGAAGATCGACGGCGACATCAGCGGGAGCTTGATCGAGAAGTACCGCCGGATCGGCCCGGCGCCGTCGATCGCGGCGGAGTCGAGCAGGCTCTCCGGCACCGCCTGCAGAGCGGACGAGAAGATGAGCAGGTTGTAGCCGAACCCCTGCCAGAGCGACATGATGACGACGCTCAGCATCGCGGTCTGTGTGGAGCCGAGGAAGTTCGGGGCGCTGACCCCGAACAGCGACTGCCAGACGTTGTCGATCAGGCCGTTCGGGATCAGCATGATCTGCCACACCGCGGCGTTCGCGACCATCGGCGTCACCACGGGGATGAACAGGAGCACCCGGTAGACGTTCGCGCCCTTGACCCTCGGCGTGATCCACGCGGCGATCGCCAGCGACAGGGCCAGGTTCAGCGGCACGTAGGCGACCACGAAGATCAGCGTGTTCAGGACCGTCTTGAGGAACGCGGGATCCTGCGTCAACAGCCTCCGGAAGTTGTCGAGCCCCGTGAACGTCGGCGTGCCCGCGAGGGGCCAGACCGTGAACGCCACCAGGATCGACGCGACGATCGGGAACGCGGTGAAGACGGCGAACCCGCCGAGCGACGGCGCCAGGAAGGCCGCGGCCGCCGGGCCGTCGCCTCGTCTGCGTCGACGGCGCCTCGCCGGCCCGGGCGGGGCCGGGTCGAGGGCCGACGCCTCGCTCGTCCCTGGTCTGATCGCAACTGACATGACGCTCCTCCGCATCGCTCCCGGGCCGCCCGGGGATCCGAGCGGCCCGTCGTGCCCTACTGCCCGCTCGAGCTCTCGACGCCGTCGAGGAACGACTTCGCGCTCCCGTCGCCGTTGATCACCGAGATGGCGCCCTGCGAGTAGCTCAGGCCGACCTGGGTCCAGGTGGGAGTCGACCGGTACGGGACGCCGTTCTTGAGCGCCGCCTCGAGCGTCGACTGAGCGCCGTCGACGGCCGACTTGTACCAGGTCGACTGCTCGGCGGTGCGAGCCGGGAACGCGCGCCCCTGCTCACCGAGGTAGCCGAGGGCCTCCGGGCCGGTGATCACCGACAGCGCCTTCTCGGCCGCAGGGATGTTGCTGCACTTGTTGGTGATGCCGAAGCCCGAGCCGCCGACGGCGGTCGTGACGCCGTTGTCGCCGGCGGGGAGCGTGACGACGCCCACGTCGAACTTGGCCTGGGTCTTGGCGTTGATCATGTCCCAGGGGCCCGTGACGTACATCGCCGCGTTGCCGCCGAGGAACTGCGTCCCGTCGCTCGAGTCGGTGGCGAGAGGCGCTGCCACCTTCTCGGTGCTGACGAGGCCCGCGTACCACTTCATGGTCTTGACCTGCCCTGCAGAGGTGAGGTTGAGCTTGCCGCCGGCGGTCGCCGCCTGGTCGCCGCCGATCGTCGGACCCCACTGGTTCAGGGCGTCGATCTGGTTGCTGGCCGCGAAGCCGTACTTGCCGCCCGTCGTCAGCTTCTTGGCGTCCGTCAGGAACTCGTCGACCGTCCACCCGTTCTGCGGGGCGGCGAGACCGGCCGCCTTGAAGGCGTCCTTGTTGTAGAAGACCATGTACGGGCCGAGGTCGTAGGGGATGGCCTTCTGCTCCCCCTTCGACTGGAGCGCCTTGATGATCGACGGGTCGAAGTCGGACGTCGCGATCTTCGCCGTGCCGAGCGTCGAGGAGTCGAGGGTCTTGAAGTAGTTGGCGAACTGCTGCACGCGCGCCATCTGGAGGCCGGCGATGCAGGGGGCCCCGCTTCCGGCCAGCTGGGTCGGCAGCTTGGTCCAGTAGTCGGGCCAGGCCGCCGTCTGGAGCTTGACGGTGATCTTCGGGTCCTTCTCGTGGACGAGGTCGGCGACGTGCTTCCACGCCGCGGTCTCCGCCTCCGAGCCGGCCCAGACCGACCAGTTGACGACGGTGTTGCCGGACGAGTCCGTCCCGCCGGCATTCGACGACGAGCTGCAGGCGGCGAGCGGCAGGGCGAGAGCCGCCACTGCCACCAGACCGACGTATTTGCGTTTCACTGTTCCTCCTCATTGAGGTCGCCGGGGCCTGACCGCTGAAGCGCGGCTGGTTCCCGTGACGGTGAATCTGAAATCGATCAGATGATTTCACCATCATAGGAGTGGTATTGGCTCTGTCAATGGCTTCTGTCGCTTAATTCCTCGAAGACATCCGACGAATACCGGTCCGACTGGCTAGGATCGTCTCGACCACCCTCTCTAGTTGCGACAAGGATCGACGATGACCCGTTTCGACACCCCTCACCACCGCGAGCGCCTCGCCGAGATCGACGAGGTGATCGCCCGCGGCCCGCACAGCGCCGACTGGGCGTCCCTGCAGACCACCCCGCCGAGGTGGTACGTCGACGGCAAGTTCGGCATCTTCATCCACTGGGGCCCCTACGCGGTCCCCGCCTTCGGCAGCGAGTGGTACCCGCGGAACATGTACCGCCCCGGCATGCCGGAGTACGAGCACCACCGCGCCACCTACGGCGACCAGAAGGACTTCGGCTACAAGGACTTCATCCCCCAGTTCACCGCGCCGAGGTTCGATCCCGACGAGTGGGCGAGGCTGTTCCGGAAGGCCGGCGCCCAGTTCGTCGTCCCCGTCGCCGAGCACCACGACGGCTTCCCGATGTACGACTGCTCCTTCACGCGCTGGAACGCCGCCGCGATGGGGCCGCAGCGCGACGTCGTGGGCGAGCTCGCCCAGGCGGTCCGCGCCCAGTCGATGGTCTTCGGGGCGTCGTCCCACCGGGCGGAGCACTGGTTCTTCTTCAACGGCGGCGCGACGTTCGACTCGGACGTCACCGATCCCGAGTCGCTCGACCTCTACGGCCCCGCCATGCGCGAGGAGTCGCAGCCCTCCAACGAGTACCTCGAGGACTGGCTGGTGCGGACCGCCGAGCTCGTCGACCTCTACCGGCCGCAGCTGGTCTGGTTCGACTGGTGGATCGAGCAGCCTGCCTTCGCGCCCTACCTGCAGAGGTTCCTCGCGTACTACTACAACCGCGGTGTCGAGTGGGACCGCCCCGTCGCCGTCAACTACAAGTACGACGCCGTGCCTCCCGGGACGGCCGTGTTCGACGTCGAGCGCGGGCAGCTCGCCGAGACGCGCGCCGACTTCTGGCAGACCGACACCTCGGTGGCGAAGACGTCGTGGAGTCACATCGAGGGCCAGCAGTACAAGCGCGCGGACGACCTCATCGGCGACCTCGTCGACATCGTGAGCAAGAACGGCGCCCTGCTGCTCAACATCGGCCCGAAGGCGGACGGCTCCATCGCCGACGAGGAGGTCGAGCTCCTCGAGACCATCGGCGCCTGGCTGTCGCGGAACGGTGAGGCGATCTACGGCTCGCACCCCTGGCTCATCGCCGGCGAGGGGCCGACCCGCGTGGTCGAGGGCGAGTTCGCCGACACCGCCCGCGACCCGTTCACGCCGGACGACATCCGGTTCACGGCGGCGCGAGGCGACGTGTACGCGACCGTGCTGGCGCCGGTCGGCGAGACGGTGACCATCCGGTCGCTCGGGTCCGACTCCGGCCTGTTCCCCCGCGACATCCAGCGCATCGACCTGCTCGGCGTCGACGGGGAGGCCTCCTGGTCGCGGGCCGGCGACGCCGTGACGATCCAGGTGCCCGAGGAGGCGCGCGGCACGCTGGCGTCGTTCCGGGTGCGGCCCGTCCCGGTCGTCGAGAAGGCGCACCGCATCGGGCTGACGTCGGACCACGCGCTCGACTACGCCTGATCGTCGATGTGACGCATCCGTCCCTCTCCTCGGGAGGGGCGGATGCGTTGCTCTGGACTCTCAGCCTTCCCTTCCCCCCTCCGGCGTGTAACACTGGGCTTCCATCCCGCGGATGGAACACATGCGTTCCATGAAGGAGGATCATGCGCGCGTCCTGGCCTGACGAACTGGGCGACCTGGCCCGGCAGAGGCGGCTCGACCTCGGGTTGTCCCAAGGCGCTCTCGCCGACAGAGCAGGCACGACGAGGCAGTGGCTGTCGCGCTTCGAGGCCGGCAAGGGCGACGTCTCGCTCGCGAAAGCCCTCGAGGTCGTGCGCGAGCTCGACCTCGCGCTCGACGTCGTGACCGCAGCGCAGTCGCGCGACGCTGTCTCACCCCGCGAGGGCTTCCACCTGCCGCTCGAAGCGATCGACGCGGTGATCTCGAGGATGGCCGACCCGTCGGGGTCCCGCACTCCGCGCGAACGCAGCGAACGCCTGCAGAGGACCCTGCATCGACTGACGTCGCCTCCGCCGCGATGACAGGCCGACGACTGGACGTCCATCTCCACGGTTCTCGCGTGGCCACTCTCGAGGCCGGCGACAGTCGGTCCGGTTATCGACTGGTGTACGACGACGAATGGCGATCCTACGAAGCGGCTGCTCCTGTGTCTCTGTCCCTTCCTCTGACCACGGCGACCCACACGGGCGCCCACGTGTTCGACTTCGTCGACAACCTCCTCCCTGACAATCCCGTCGTCCGCGAGGAGTGGGCCCGCGCCTCCTCACTGCCGGACGCGGATCCTGCGACATTGCTGTCGGTCCACGGCGCCGACGTGGCCGGAGCACTGCAATTCACCCGTGCAGGAGAATCGCCCCGCACCCACGGCTCGCTCGCGCCCGAGACCGACGAGTCGATCGCCCGGCGGATCCGCTCGATTCGGGACGGGTCGCCCGATCCCCTCGCGAACGACTCCGGACCAGGGCGATTCTCCCTCGGCGGTGCCCAGGCGAAGTTCGCACTCGCTCGCGCGCACGACGAGTGGTGGGATCCCTCGGGAGCGACCCCGTCGACCCACATCTTCAAACCCCAAGTGACGCGGCTGGAAGACGGTGAGATCGTCGAGCACCTCACGATGGCCGCGGCGCAGGCTGCGGGCATCCCGAGCGCGACGACCGAGATCGCGAAGTTCGGCGAGGAAGTCGCTCTTCAGGTGGAGCGGTTCGATCGGGCCGACACCCCCGACGGGGTCGTTCGCCTGCACCAGGAGGATCTTCTTCAAGCTCTCGGCCGCCCGCGACTTCGGAAGTACGAGTCGCAGGGCGGACCGTCGGCCGAGCAGATCATCCGAGTGCTGGATCGCAATCGGGTCGACGGCGACAGAGTCGGATCGAAGACGCGGTTCATCCAGGCTCTGCTGTTCTCGTGGATCGTGCTCAATACCGACGGCCACGCGAAGAACTTCTCGCTGTATCTCTTCCCTGGGCGGAGTCCCCTCACTCCCGCCTACGACGTCTCCTCGTT includes the following:
- a CDS encoding alpha-L-fucosidase encodes the protein MTRFDTPHHRERLAEIDEVIARGPHSADWASLQTTPPRWYVDGKFGIFIHWGPYAVPAFGSEWYPRNMYRPGMPEYEHHRATYGDQKDFGYKDFIPQFTAPRFDPDEWARLFRKAGAQFVVPVAEHHDGFPMYDCSFTRWNAAAMGPQRDVVGELAQAVRAQSMVFGASSHRAEHWFFFNGGATFDSDVTDPESLDLYGPAMREESQPSNEYLEDWLVRTAELVDLYRPQLVWFDWWIEQPAFAPYLQRFLAYYYNRGVEWDRPVAVNYKYDAVPPGTAVFDVERGQLAETRADFWQTDTSVAKTSWSHIEGQQYKRADDLIGDLVDIVSKNGALLLNIGPKADGSIADEEVELLETIGAWLSRNGEAIYGSHPWLIAGEGPTRVVEGEFADTARDPFTPDDIRFTAARGDVYATVLAPVGETVTIRSLGSDSGLFPRDIQRIDLLGVDGEASWSRAGDAVTIQVPEEARGTLASFRVRPVPVVEKAHRIGLTSDHALDYA
- a CDS encoding sugar ABC transporter substrate-binding protein; amino-acid sequence: MKRKYVGLVAVAALALPLAACSSSSNAGGTDSSGNTVVNWSVWAGSEAETAAWKHVADLVHEKDPKITVKLQTAAWPDYWTKLPTQLAGSGAPCIAGLQMARVQQFANYFKTLDSSTLGTAKIATSDFDPSIIKALQSKGEQKAIPYDLGPYMVFYNKDAFKAAGLAAPQNGWTVDEFLTDAKKLTTGGKYGFAASNQIDALNQWGPTIGGDQAATAGGKLNLTSAGQVKTMKWYAGLVSTEKVAAPLATDSSDGTQFLGGNAAMYVTGPWDMINAKTQAKFDVGVVTLPAGDNGVTTAVGGSGFGITNKCSNIPAAEKALSVITGPEALGYLGEQGRAFPARTAEQSTWYKSAVDGAQSTLEAALKNGVPYRSTPTWTQVGLSYSQGAISVINGDGSAKSFLDGVESSSGQ
- a CDS encoding sugar ABC transporter permease — encoded protein: MSVAIRPGTSEASALDPAPPGPARRRRRRRGDGPAAAAFLAPSLGGFAVFTAFPIVASILVAFTVWPLAGTPTFTGLDNFRRLLTQDPAFLKTVLNTLIFVVAYVPLNLALSLAIAAWITPRVKGANVYRVLLFIPVVTPMVANAAVWQIMLIPNGLIDNVWQSLFGVSAPNFLGSTQTAMLSVVIMSLWQGFGYNLLIFSSALQAVPESLLDSAAIDGAGPIRRYFSIKLPLMSPSIFFGATMTLITSFQVFAQPFILTNGGPSSSTTTMVMYLYRQGFQYFNLGYASAVGVLLFIMILIITGLVFLAQKRWVHYD
- a CDS encoding HipA domain-containing protein, which encodes MTGRRLDVHLHGSRVATLEAGDSRSGYRLVYDDEWRSYEAAAPVSLSLPLTTATHTGAHVFDFVDNLLPDNPVVREEWARASSLPDADPATLLSVHGADVAGALQFTRAGESPRTHGSLAPETDESIARRIRSIRDGSPDPLANDSGPGRFSLGGAQAKFALARAHDEWWDPSGATPSTHIFKPQVTRLEDGEIVEHLTMAAAQAAGIPSATTEIAKFGEEVALQVERFDRADTPDGVVRLHQEDLLQALGRPRLRKYESQGGPSAEQIIRVLDRNRVDGDRVGSKTRFIQALLFSWIVLNTDGHAKNFSLYLFPGRSPLTPAYDVSSFLPYVGPSVASRDDLLRAMQDARLSMRISASYRVGDMGAFEWGAIARTAAVSPADLLEWGIVVCEELPGVFADLAADLDERFRTPVVELLLDRIELRARQAKKALARRVEI
- a CDS encoding helix-turn-helix transcriptional regulator, translating into MRASWPDELGDLARQRRLDLGLSQGALADRAGTTRQWLSRFEAGKGDVSLAKALEVVRELDLALDVVTAAQSRDAVSPREGFHLPLEAIDAVISRMADPSGSRTPRERSERLQRTLHRLTSPPPR